The following proteins are encoded in a genomic region of Arcobacter cloacae:
- a CDS encoding FecCD family ABC transporter permease produces the protein MKIVLYIFSFIIICLAPFLGEISLTFKDIFDSSSTTHTIFWDLRVSRVVLAFFVGGILALGGLIFQIIFKNELITPYTLGIASGTTLFTAISIVFFPALYLSISSVFGSIITILILYFISKQINKSSISVSTNSILLIGIALSYFYSSALMLVFYMSNLQENYSIVRFTLGSLDTVGFTSGLVVMLVSFVFYLTIHLNKEKIKLLLICNDTAFLKGLNVHKINILLLVVVSLSVGICISFVGPIGFIGLVIPHIIKLIYKKSADKLFFPVFFFGGIFLVFSDLISRNLNTDSTLPIGVVTAFIGAPFFVYLLIRRSKKV, from the coding sequence ATGAAAATAGTTTTATATATATTTAGTTTTATAATCATTTGTTTAGCTCCTTTTTTAGGAGAAATATCTCTAACTTTTAAAGATATTTTTGATTCAAGTTCAACAACACATACAATTTTTTGGGATTTAAGAGTTTCAAGGGTTGTTTTGGCATTTTTTGTTGGTGGAATATTAGCCTTAGGTGGTTTGATTTTTCAAATTATTTTTAAAAATGAACTAATAACTCCATATACTTTAGGAATTGCAAGTGGAACTACGCTTTTTACAGCTATTTCAATCGTATTTTTCCCAGCACTTTATTTGAGTATCTCTTCTGTTTTTGGCTCGATTATTACCATATTGATTCTATATTTTATTTCAAAACAGATAAATAAAAGCTCTATTTCAGTATCTACTAACTCTATTTTATTAATTGGAATTGCTTTATCATATTTTTATAGTTCAGCTTTAATGTTGGTTTTTTATATGAGTAATTTACAAGAAAACTATTCAATTGTTAGATTTACCCTTGGAAGTTTAGACACAGTTGGTTTTACAAGTGGATTAGTTGTTATGCTTGTAAGTTTTGTTTTTTACTTAACTATACATTTAAATAAAGAGAAAATAAAACTTCTTTTGATTTGTAATGATACAGCATTTTTAAAAGGATTAAATGTTCATAAGATAAATATTTTATTGTTAGTTGTTGTATCTTTAAGTGTTGGAATTTGTATTAGTTTTGTAGGACCAATTGGCTTTATAGGACTTGTAATTCCTCATATTATAAAACTTATTTATAAAAAAAGTGCAGATAAGCTATTTTTCCCTGTCTTTTTCTTTGGTGGGATATTTTTAGTATTTTCAGATTTAATCTCAAGAAATTTAAATACAGATTCAACTTTGCCAATTGGAGTGGTAACAGCTTTTATTGGAGCGCCGTTTTTTGTTTATTTATTGATTAGAAGAAGTAAAAAAGTATAA
- a CDS encoding TonB-dependent receptor, producing the protein MQKKLSISLVASFLLATTNLFSAESLETITVNSSAIKTDEKKATFATEIYTKEDIQNSKSKDVYDFLSSQTSINVSPSYGNTFSQKIDLRGYGIGDGYQNIIVLVNGRRLNNIDMSSQLLSSIPLESIEKIEILKGTGSVAFGDGANAGVINIITNGKNDNYVKAYVGNNGTKNGTASLGFVHEKIIANALIDYTSTDGTRIDLNDDKDKNYNKNKNFNLIYFPRDDLELNLTRNYSNMNINYAGSLTLDEYKNNPNKANSFTEQYFSSYVTTGGFKYNFNPNLSWESTYSDEDKTSNYITYSSKSDYEYKSFSSKLNYQQDNYKLLLGVDGFDGDRIATSNITNKSNKAVFVSGEYNISDDLKVSSGIRRENVEYKYEPNGSSTLKNDDYLNAYDLGLNYQLDENSSLFANYNKSFQAPDIDRFFASTWVNVGGVWTSTTTFNGFIEPAKVNNYTVGYNNIQKNNKLKISLFRADLKNEIYYYSVGFVNRNTNIDESHKYGVEVFDKYLINDNLYTSANYSYIIAKIDEENEGSGAYNGKDLPGVSKHNITVNLGYNINNINTVLSHTYRSSAYAANDFGNNFNQKQEAYHSTDLGTSYTYQNLELFAKIQNIFDEKNGLWIRDNAIYPVNFERTYYAGMKVKF; encoded by the coding sequence ATGCAAAAAAAATTATCTATAAGCTTAGTTGCAAGCTTTCTTCTAGCAACAACAAACCTTTTTTCAGCCGAAAGTTTAGAAACAATTACAGTTAATTCATCTGCTATAAAAACAGATGAAAAAAAAGCAACATTTGCCACTGAAATTTATACAAAAGAAGATATTCAAAACTCAAAATCAAAAGATGTATATGATTTTTTATCTTCTCAAACTTCAATAAATGTAAGTCCTAGTTATGGAAATACTTTTTCTCAAAAAATTGATTTAAGAGGATATGGAATTGGTGATGGTTATCAAAATATTATAGTTTTAGTTAATGGAAGAAGATTAAATAATATTGATATGAGTTCACAACTATTAAGTTCTATACCACTAGAAAGTATTGAAAAAATAGAAATTTTAAAAGGTACAGGTTCTGTGGCTTTTGGAGATGGAGCAAATGCAGGAGTTATAAATATCATAACAAATGGAAAAAATGATAATTATGTAAAAGCTTATGTTGGAAATAATGGAACTAAAAATGGAACTGCAAGTTTAGGTTTTGTTCATGAAAAAATAATTGCAAATGCTTTAATTGATTATACTTCAACAGATGGAACTAGAATTGATTTAAATGATGATAAAGATAAAAATTATAATAAAAATAAAAACTTTAATCTTATTTATTTTCCAAGAGATGATTTGGAATTAAATTTAACAAGAAATTATTCTAATATGAATATCAATTATGCTGGTTCATTAACACTAGATGAATATAAAAATAATCCAAATAAAGCAAATAGTTTTACTGAACAATATTTTAGCTCTTATGTAACAACAGGTGGATTTAAATATAATTTTAACCCTAATTTATCTTGGGAATCTACTTATAGTGATGAAGATAAAACAAGTAATTATATTACTTATTCATCAAAATCAGATTATGAATATAAATCTTTTTCTTCTAAATTAAATTACCAACAAGATAACTATAAGTTATTATTGGGAGTTGATGGTTTTGACGGTGATAGAATAGCAACTTCAAATATTACGAATAAAAGTAATAAAGCAGTTTTTGTTTCAGGGGAATACAATATAAGTGATGATTTAAAAGTATCATCTGGAATTAGAAGAGAAAATGTTGAATATAAATATGAACCAAATGGTTCTTCTACTTTAAAAAATGATGATTATCTAAATGCTTATGATTTGGGCTTAAATTATCAATTAGATGAAAATTCTTCTTTATTTGCAAATTATAATAAATCTTTTCAAGCTCCTGATATAGATAGATTTTTTGCTTCAACTTGGGTAAATGTTGGAGGTGTTTGGACTTCAACAACTACTTTCAATGGTTTTATTGAACCTGCAAAAGTAAATAATTATACAGTTGGATATAACAATATTCAGAAAAATAATAAATTAAAAATATCTTTATTCAGAGCTGATTTAAAAAATGAGATTTATTATTATAGTGTTGGATTTGTAAATAGAAATACGAATATAGATGAATCACATAAATATGGAGTAGAAGTTTTTGATAAATATCTTATAAATGATAATTTATATACTTCAGCGAACTATTCATATATTATTGCGAAAATTGATGAAGAGAATGAAGGAAGTGGAGCTTACAATGGTAAAGATTTACCAGGAGTTTCAAAACATAATATTACTGTTAATTTAGGATATAACATTAATAATATAAATACAGTTTTATCTCACACATATAGAAGTAGTGCTTATGCAGCTAATGATTTTGGAAACAATTTTAATCAAAAGCAAGAAGCTTATCACTCTACTGATTTAGGAACTTCATATACATATCAAAACCTTGAATTATTTGCAAAAATTCAAAATATTTTTGATGAAAAAAATGGATTATGGATAAGAGATAATGCGATTTATCCTGTTAATTTTGAAAGAACATATTATGCTGGTATGAAAGTAAAATTCTAA
- a CDS encoding ACP phosphodiesterase: MNWLAHIFLSELNVDFQIGNFLADPLKGRVWEDASEDIKKGMQTHKLIDSFTDSHEIICVSKKRLREKGLLKPVIIDLTYDYLLTKNWDKYCNIPLKIFSNTFYEKAYQRTLFLPSNANLQIANMIQRDLLNKYHTINQLKSSFSRMDARLSTRLLQRETASGYSNAVVDNINYLEKDFLEFFPELCKTVKKDLNEEKLKHWRI; encoded by the coding sequence TTGAATTGGTTAGCACATATATTTTTGTCAGAGTTAAATGTTGATTTTCAAATAGGCAATTTTCTAGCAGACCCGTTAAAAGGCAGAGTTTGGGAAGATGCAAGTGAAGATATAAAAAAAGGAATGCAAACCCATAAGCTAATAGATTCTTTTACAGATAGCCATGAAATAATCTGTGTTAGTAAAAAAAGATTAAGAGAAAAGGGTTTGTTAAAGCCTGTTATTATTGATTTAACTTATGATTATTTGCTTACTAAAAATTGGGATAAGTATTGTAATATTCCTCTAAAAATATTTTCAAATACTTTTTATGAAAAAGCATATCAAAGAACTCTTTTTTTACCTTCTAATGCAAATTTACAAATTGCAAATATGATACAAAGGGATTTATTAAATAAATATCACACTATAAATCAACTAAAAAGCTCTTTTTCTAGGATGGATGCAAGATTATCAACAAGACTTTTACAAAGAGAAACAGCAAGTGGTTACTCAAATGCTGTTGTTGATAATATAAACTATTTGGAAAAAGATTTTTTAGAGTTTTTCCCAGAACTTTGTAAAACTGTAAAAAAAGATTTAAATGAAGAAAAATTAAAACATTGGAGGATATAA
- a CDS encoding ABC transporter substrate-binding protein, with the protein MKKLLFILLFCINLSGEERVVTLSPSVNEIVFALGVGNSVVANTKHCDFPIESKDVPKLGGYNNISLEKVLSVKPTVVIGQDYDEKLNSNLKALGIETLIYKTNTISLIKNTIFELGTFFKKEENANILISNIDNALASLDNIVKNKRILIVISPKKSLSNDIYVTGNFLYFEDIIKASGNQNAYFSTSQAQPVVNTEKIINMNPDIIVLLAPFLEANIKEQEKIINSWKELPINASKDDNIYAIDKEYAGIPSHRVELFINDFRKILENVRDKRLQ; encoded by the coding sequence ATGAAAAAGCTACTATTTATACTCCTTTTTTGTATAAATTTATCAGGTGAAGAAAGAGTAGTTACTCTTTCTCCTTCTGTAAATGAGATTGTATTTGCTTTAGGTGTTGGAAATAGTGTAGTTGCAAATACTAAACATTGTGATTTTCCAATAGAATCAAAAGATGTTCCAAAACTTGGTGGATATAACAATATTTCATTAGAAAAAGTCTTAAGTGTTAAACCTACTGTTGTTATAGGTCAAGATTATGATGAAAAATTAAATTCAAATCTAAAAGCTTTAGGAATAGAGACTTTGATTTATAAAACAAATACAATTTCATTGATTAAAAATACTATTTTTGAATTGGGAACTTTTTTCAAAAAAGAGGAAAATGCAAATATACTTATTTCAAATATAGACAATGCTTTGGCTTCTTTGGATAATATAGTAAAAAATAAAAGAATTTTGATAGTAATAAGCCCTAAAAAGTCATTGTCAAATGATATTTATGTAACTGGGAATTTTTTATATTTTGAAGATATTATAAAAGCAAGTGGAAATCAAAACGCATATTTTTCTACTTCGCAAGCACAACCTGTTGTAAATACAGAAAAAATTATAAATATGAATCCAGATATAATAGTTTTATTAGCACCATTTTTAGAAGCAAATATAAAAGAGCAAGAAAAAATTATAAACTCATGGAAAGAGTTACCTATAAATGCAAGTAAAGATGACAATATTTATGCAATTGACAAAGAATACGCAGGAATTCCAAGCCATAGAGTAGAGTTATTTATAAATGATTTTAGAAAGATATTAGAAAATGTTAGAGATAAAAGATTACAATAG
- a CDS encoding malate dehydrogenase: protein MILAKNKKLVIDLKEENLTFEERNQTIKLLNFKTNTMSLDIAIFEKDKFIKNSTMVFAHLPKKLKAKLNPRVK, encoded by the coding sequence ATGATTTTGGCTAAAAATAAAAAATTAGTAATTGATTTAAAAGAAGAAAATCTCACTTTTGAAGAGAGAAATCAAACAATAAAACTACTAAATTTCAAAACAAATACTATGAGTTTAGATATTGCAATTTTTGAAAAAGATAAATTTATCAAAAATAGTACAATGGTCTTTGCTCATCTACCTAAAAAACTAAAAGCCAAACTAAATCCAAGGGTAAAATAA
- a CDS encoding ABC transporter ATP-binding protein, whose protein sequence is MLEIKDYNSSILHEISFHVKQNENLIILGENGAGKSTLAKVLSNLISNEKVKLFGENISKISDFKRAKLINYIPPKLSIFDEYVTLREFLELSFISSVDNQKVDEIIKLLNLKKLEDKYCKSFSSGEKQLLLLASAIIHDAKITIFDELTANLDISRLKEVYDIFNSDLLQQKIIITHNLDLAYALKYKVLFLNDGIIEFFGEHEEFFSNENLKRFYNNTIIKLDKHLVVNL, encoded by the coding sequence ATGTTAGAGATAAAAGATTACAATAGTTCAATTTTACATGAAATCTCATTTCATGTAAAGCAGAATGAAAACCTTATAATTTTAGGTGAAAATGGAGCAGGGAAATCTACCCTTGCAAAAGTTTTATCAAACCTTATTTCAAATGAAAAAGTTAAATTATTTGGTGAAAATATCTCTAAAATTAGTGATTTTAAAAGAGCAAAACTTATAAATTATATTCCTCCTAAACTCTCTATTTTTGATGAATATGTAACTTTAAGAGAGTTTTTAGAACTATCATTTATAAGTAGTGTAGATAATCAAAAAGTAGATGAAATCATAAAATTATTAAATCTAAAAAAATTAGAAGATAAATATTGTAAATCTTTTAGTTCTGGTGAAAAACAACTTTTACTTCTTGCAAGTGCGATTATACATGATGCCAAAATTACTATTTTTGATGAATTAACAGCAAATTTGGATATTAGTAGATTAAAAGAGGTTTATGATATTTTTAATTCTGATTTACTTCAACAAAAAATTATTATTACTCATAACCTTGATTTAGCGTATGCTTTAAAATATAAAGTTCTATTTTTAAATGATGGAATTATTGAGTTTTTTGGAGAACATGAAGAGTTTTTTTCAAATGAAAATTTAAAGAGATTTTATAATAATACAATCATAAAACTAGATAAGCATTTGGTAGTTAATTTATGA
- a CDS encoding SixA phosphatase family protein encodes MKKLLLIRHAKSSWEDLTLEDFLRPLNKRGLKDAPFMAKLLKKKEIKADLLICSPSIRTKLTSEFFIKELNFKNEIIFEKAIYEAPYENLLEVLQKIDDRYKTIILIGHNPGLCDLTNFLCEEYFENIPTCAIVEIDFNTNSWNEISKKNSKLISFEYPKKYK; translated from the coding sequence ATGAAAAAACTTCTTTTGATTAGACATGCGAAATCTTCTTGGGAGGATTTAACTTTAGAAGATTTTTTAAGACCTTTAAATAAAAGAGGTTTAAAAGATGCTCCTTTTATGGCAAAACTTCTAAAGAAAAAAGAGATAAAAGCTGATTTGCTTATATGTTCGCCTTCTATTAGAACAAAACTAACAAGTGAGTTTTTTATAAAAGAATTAAATTTTAAAAATGAAATAATTTTTGAAAAAGCTATTTATGAAGCACCTTACGAAAATCTTTTAGAGGTTTTACAAAAAATTGATGATAGATACAAAACTATAATTTTAATAGGTCATAATCCTGGTCTTTGTGATTTAACGAATTTTTTATGCGAAGAGTATTTTGAAAATATTCCAACTTGTGCAATAGTAGAAATAGATTTTAATACAAACTCTTGGAATGAAATATCAAAAAAGAACTCAAAACTAATCAGTTTTGAATATCCTAAAAAGTATAAATAA